The following is a genomic window from Crossiella equi.
CACTCGCCGATGTGCTCGTGGTCGGTGCGCCGCAGCTGCCGATAACGGCCCGCGGACATGCCGTACTCGCGCTTGAACGCGTTGGCGAAGGCGAACTGCGAGCCGTACCCGCAGCGCTGGGCGATCGTGGCCAGGGTGGAGTCGGTGGTGCGCAGCAGCCGGGCGGCGATGGTCAGCCGCCACCAGGTCAGGTAGCTCAGCGGCGGCTGCCCGACCAGCTGGGTGAACCGCCGGGCGAACGCGGCCCGGGACAGCCCGGCCTTGGCGCCCAGGGTCTCCACCGTCCACGGCGAGGCCGGTTCCTCGTGGATGGCCCGCAGCGCGGTGCTCACCACCGGGTCCAGCAGCGCGCCGCTCCAGCTGCTGTCCTCGCAGTGCTCCTCCAGCCAGGCGCGCAGCAGGTACACCAGCAGCACCTCCAGCAGCGAGGGCAGGACGGCGTCACGGCCCGGGCGGACGTCGGTGAGCTCGGCGCGCAGCAGCGTGGCCACGCCGTGCAGCGTGGGGTGCCGGGTACCGCGCGCGGACTGGTAGAGCACGTCGGGCAGATCGGCCAGCAGGGGGTGCACGCGGCTCTGCTCCAGCTGGAAGGCACCGCACAGCAACCGGGTGTGCGAGCCGGAGTCGACGAGCTCGTGCGCGCTGCCGCGGGGCAGCACCACCGCCTCGCCGGGTTCGAGCAGCACGGTGCCCCGTCCCGGTACCACGACCTTGACCGCGCCCTGGAGCACCACGTGCAGCCGGGCCCCGGTGAAGGCGGGGAACTCCCGCGACCAGTGCCCGCTCGTCTCGGTCAACGCCGAGTAGGGCCGCCCACTGCGCATGGCGGCGATGGCGTCGCTGAGCACATCCATATGGCGGAACCTATCCCCGACGATCAAGACGAAAGCACAAACAGCAGAGACTCTGAATCATTCCTGTCAGGGTGCTGTGGAACATAGCGTCCACGGGTATGAACAGCATCATCCTCG
Proteins encoded in this region:
- a CDS encoding AraC family transcriptional regulator, translated to MDVLSDAIAAMRSGRPYSALTETSGHWSREFPAFTGARLHVVLQGAVKVVVPGRGTVLLEPGEAVVLPRGSAHELVDSGSHTRLLCGAFQLEQSRVHPLLADLPDVLYQSARGTRHPTLHGVATLLRAELTDVRPGRDAVLPSLLEVLLVYLLRAWLEEHCEDSSWSGALLDPVVSTALRAIHEEPASPWTVETLGAKAGLSRAAFARRFTQLVGQPPLSYLTWWRLTIAARLLRTTDSTLATIAQRCGYGSQFAFANAFKREYGMSAGRYRQLRRTDHEHIGEWERPS